One Luteibacter aegosomaticola genomic window carries:
- a CDS encoding DMT family transporter — translation MSPTRKALYQIHFCVLLWGFTAILGKLITLPALPLVWWRMLLVSAALLCVPRVWRGLRAMPPRLLLIYAGIGVVVALHWLTFYGAIKLANASVAATCIAMCPAFLSVVEPWIAKRPFEARELLLGAAVVPGVALVAGGLPGDMRLGLAIGVLSALFVAFFGALNKRYIEHADSLTVTCVELGAGTLFLTLVAPLMPGAAFVVPDAHDAVLMVVLAFGCTLLPFALALSALRHLSAFATQMVTNLEPVYAIVLAIPLLGEQRELGWAFYLGVAVILGAVFAHPFLHKGEPAAPSDIVVP, via the coding sequence ATGTCGCCGACCCGCAAAGCCCTCTATCAGATCCATTTCTGTGTCCTGCTGTGGGGCTTCACCGCCATCCTCGGCAAGTTGATCACCCTGCCCGCCCTGCCCCTGGTCTGGTGGCGCATGCTGCTTGTCTCCGCGGCGCTGCTCTGCGTACCGCGCGTGTGGCGGGGCTTGCGGGCCATGCCACCGCGACTGCTACTGATCTACGCCGGGATCGGCGTGGTCGTGGCGCTGCACTGGCTGACCTTCTACGGCGCGATCAAGCTGGCGAACGCCTCGGTGGCTGCGACGTGCATCGCGATGTGCCCGGCCTTCCTGTCGGTGGTCGAGCCCTGGATCGCGAAGCGCCCGTTTGAGGCGCGCGAGCTGCTCCTCGGCGCGGCCGTGGTGCCCGGCGTGGCGCTGGTCGCGGGTGGGTTGCCGGGGGATATGCGGCTTGGCCTGGCGATCGGCGTACTCTCGGCGTTGTTCGTGGCCTTCTTTGGGGCGCTGAACAAGCGTTACATCGAGCATGCGGATTCGTTGACCGTGACCTGCGTGGAACTGGGCGCGGGCACGCTGTTTCTTACGCTGGTGGCGCCACTCATGCCGGGGGCCGCGTTCGTCGTGCCGGATGCGCACGATGCCGTGCTGATGGTGGTGCTCGCCTTCGGTTGCACCCTGCTGCCATTCGCGCTGGCCTTGTCGGCGTTGCGCCACCTCTCGGCGTTCGCCACGCAGATGGTGACGAACCTTGAGCCTGTGTACGCGATCGTGCTGGCCATTCCGTTGCTCGGTGAGCAGCGTGAGTTGGGCTGGGCGTTTTATCTGGGTGTCGCGGTGATCCTGGGCGCGGTGTTTGCGCATCCGTTCCTGCATAAGGGCGAGCCAGCCGCCCCCTCGGATATTGTCGTGCCTTGA
- the epmA gene encoding EF-P lysine aminoacylase EpmA, which yields MSVDLKHLRLRAATYARIRAFFAERGVLEVETPILSAAGNTDPNIQSFHTRFSGHVDAGPAQRWLRTSPEFPLKRLLAAGLGDCYELGRVFRDGEAGGRHNPEFTMLEWYRVGWGDAKLAREVIDLLEKLLLEAGRTFDIVETTYRGLFRDALGIDALTDPVEVLQSAAADIHVNGEGLTRDDWLDLLMTHRIQPTFTRDRVTVVSDFPASQCALARIRHDDPPVAERFEVYVGKYEVANGYHELNDPAEQRARFERDNTVRGERGQHDVPLDENLLAVLGGMPDCAGVALGVERLLMVLADTDRIADVLAYPFNEA from the coding sequence GTGAGCGTCGACCTGAAACACCTGCGCCTGCGCGCAGCGACGTACGCCCGTATCCGGGCGTTCTTCGCCGAACGCGGCGTGCTCGAAGTGGAGACGCCGATCCTCTCGGCCGCAGGCAACACCGACCCGAACATCCAGAGCTTCCACACCCGCTTCAGCGGCCACGTCGACGCGGGCCCTGCACAGCGCTGGCTGCGCACCTCGCCCGAGTTTCCGCTAAAGCGCCTGCTCGCCGCCGGTCTTGGCGATTGCTATGAGCTGGGCCGGGTGTTTCGCGACGGCGAGGCGGGCGGCCGCCACAATCCCGAGTTCACGATGCTCGAGTGGTATCGGGTGGGTTGGGGCGACGCGAAGCTCGCCCGTGAGGTGATCGATCTGCTCGAGAAGCTGCTTCTCGAAGCCGGGCGTACGTTCGATATCGTTGAGACGACTTATCGCGGCTTGTTCCGCGATGCGCTGGGTATCGATGCACTGACCGATCCGGTCGAGGTGCTGCAAAGCGCGGCGGCCGACATCCACGTTAACGGTGAGGGCCTGACGCGCGACGACTGGCTCGACCTGCTGATGACCCACCGCATCCAGCCGACCTTCACCCGCGACCGTGTCACCGTGGTGTCGGATTTCCCGGCCTCGCAGTGCGCGCTGGCCCGTATCCGCCACGACGATCCGCCGGTGGCCGAGCGCTTCGAGGTGTACGTCGGCAAGTACGAAGTGGCCAACGGCTACCACGAACTCAACGACCCGGCCGAACAGCGCGCCCGCTTCGAGCGGGATAACACCGTGCGCGGCGAGCGCGGGCAGCATGACGTGCCGCTCGATGAAAACCTGCTCGCCGTGCTGGGCGGGATGCCGGATTGCGCAGGCGTGGCGCTGGGTGTTGAGCGCCTGCTGATGGTGCTGGCCGATACCGACCGGATCGCCGACGTGCTCGCTTATCCGTTCAACGAGGCGTGA
- the orn gene encoding oligoribonuclease — protein sequence MTAAHEDNLIWIDLEMTGLDTDNDSILEIATVVTDKDLNVLAEGPVFAISHADARLQQMDAWNRNQHGRSGLWGRAVESDVSAEQAEEATIAFLQRWVPAGKSPMCGNSICQDRRFLHREMPKLERFFHYRNLDVSTLKELSRRWSPEIAKGFSKDSAHTALSDIRDSIEELRYYRGFMGPIGGKPQG from the coding sequence ATGACGGCAGCGCACGAAGACAACCTCATCTGGATCGACCTGGAAATGACCGGGCTGGACACGGACAACGACTCCATCCTGGAGATCGCCACCGTCGTCACGGACAAGGATCTCAACGTGCTTGCCGAGGGTCCGGTCTTCGCGATCAGCCACGCCGATGCCCGCCTCCAGCAGATGGACGCGTGGAACCGCAACCAGCATGGCCGCTCCGGCCTGTGGGGCCGGGCCGTCGAGTCCGATGTCAGCGCCGAACAGGCGGAGGAGGCGACCATCGCCTTCCTGCAGCGCTGGGTGCCGGCCGGCAAGTCGCCCATGTGTGGCAACTCGATCTGCCAGGATCGCCGCTTCCTGCATCGCGAGATGCCGAAGCTCGAGCGCTTCTTCCATTACCGCAACCTCGACGTCTCCACCTTGAAGGAGCTGTCGCGCCGCTGGTCCCCGGAAATCGCGAAGGGTTTCTCGAAGGATTCCGCGCACACCGCGCTGTCCGATATCCGCGATTCGATCGAGGAGCTGCGTTACTACCGCGGCTTCATGGGCCCCATCGGCGGCAAGCCGCAGGGCTAA
- a CDS encoding isopenicillin N synthase family dioxygenase: MKKVPTLDIRRYETDRDAFVAELGAAYREFGFCCISGHGIPKEEIDAAYEAFQAFFALPDDVKRKYHIPGGGGARGYTPFKVETAKDSKFADLKEFWHVGREIPRDSKYADVMPPNVWPAEVPTFHKTGYGLYEALDNLGSRVLRALALHINLPEHFFDDKVNSGNSILRPIHYPPITQTDVPNVRAGAHEDINFITLLVGASTAGLEVFSEGEWLPITSEGDAIVVNIGDMLQRLTNHVYPSTTHRVTNPAGDAARKPRYSVPFFLHPNPDVVLDVLPSCITPDNPKRYPEPITAHEYLQERLREIKLI, translated from the coding sequence ATGAAGAAGGTCCCCACCCTCGATATCCGCCGTTATGAGACGGACCGCGACGCGTTCGTTGCCGAACTCGGCGCCGCCTACCGCGAATTCGGTTTCTGCTGCATCAGCGGCCACGGCATCCCCAAGGAAGAGATCGACGCCGCCTACGAGGCCTTCCAGGCCTTCTTCGCCCTGCCGGACGACGTGAAGCGCAAGTACCACATCCCCGGCGGTGGCGGTGCGCGCGGCTACACCCCGTTCAAGGTCGAGACCGCCAAGGATTCGAAGTTCGCCGATCTCAAGGAGTTCTGGCACGTCGGCCGCGAGATCCCGCGTGATTCGAAGTACGCCGACGTGATGCCGCCCAACGTGTGGCCGGCCGAAGTGCCGACCTTCCACAAGACCGGCTACGGCCTGTACGAGGCGCTGGATAACCTGGGTTCGCGCGTGCTGCGCGCCCTGGCGCTGCACATCAACCTGCCGGAGCACTTCTTCGACGACAAGGTGAACAGCGGCAACTCGATCTTGCGCCCGATCCACTACCCGCCGATCACCCAGACCGACGTGCCGAACGTGCGCGCCGGCGCCCATGAAGACATCAACTTCATCACCTTGCTGGTCGGTGCCAGCACGGCGGGCCTCGAGGTGTTCAGCGAAGGCGAATGGCTGCCGATCACCAGCGAAGGCGATGCCATCGTCGTGAACATCGGCGATATGCTGCAGCGCCTGACCAACCACGTGTACCCGTCCACGACGCACCGCGTGACCAACCCGGCCGGCGACGCCGCCCGCAAGCCGCGCTACTCGGTGCCGTTCTTCCTGCACCCGAATCCGGATGTGGTCCTGGACGTGCTGCCCTCGTGCATCACCCCGGACAACCCCAAGCGTTACCCGGAGCCGATCACGGCGCATGAGTATCTGCAGGAACGCCTGCGCGAGATCAAGCTGATCTGA
- the sbcB gene encoding exodeoxyribonuclease I, whose protein sequence is MAEPTFFWHDYETFGADPRRDRPSQFAGIRTDANLEIVGEPVMVYCKPPRDMPPQPAACLITGIAPQLTEREGLSEAEFAAVVHEQLAMPGTCGVGYNSLRFDDEFTRHLLYRNFYEPYGREYENGNSRWDLIDLVRLCQALRPEGIEWPLREDGTPSFKLEHLATANHLKQDRAHDALSDVEALIGLARLIRTHQPKLWDWYFGLRRKQRVFELLDVAAMTPVVHVSSRYPASRQCLTVVVPLAAHPSRAGEVIVYDLTVDPTDLLSLEAGDIADRVFTSRADLPEGVERIALRTIRANHAPALAPLSVLKGVDHGRLGLDMAVVEANLLRLREAPGLAEKLRQVYGQAAELPPAGDPELALYGGFLPDADRRLLAEVRATPPEQLGSGRFNFRDPRYAELLFRYRARNWPDSLTIDEHERWEAFRVDRLTRQGPLTTLTLADYTTELATLRLLPGAPLPLLDELEAWGETLL, encoded by the coding sequence ATGGCCGAACCGACCTTCTTCTGGCACGACTACGAAACCTTCGGCGCCGACCCGCGGCGGGACCGCCCCAGCCAGTTCGCCGGCATCCGCACCGACGCCAATCTCGAGATCGTCGGCGAGCCGGTCATGGTGTACTGCAAGCCGCCGCGGGATATGCCCCCGCAACCGGCCGCCTGCCTCATCACCGGTATCGCGCCGCAGCTCACCGAGCGCGAGGGGCTGAGCGAAGCGGAGTTTGCCGCCGTCGTGCATGAGCAGCTGGCGATGCCGGGTACCTGTGGCGTGGGCTACAACTCACTGCGCTTCGACGACGAGTTCACCCGGCACCTGCTGTATCGCAATTTCTACGAGCCCTATGGGCGCGAATACGAAAACGGTAATTCGCGCTGGGACCTGATCGATCTGGTGCGCTTGTGCCAGGCGCTACGGCCCGAGGGCATCGAGTGGCCCTTGCGCGAGGACGGCACGCCCAGCTTCAAGCTGGAGCACCTGGCCACCGCCAACCACCTGAAGCAGGACCGCGCACACGACGCCCTCTCCGACGTGGAGGCGCTGATCGGGCTGGCCCGGCTGATCCGCACGCACCAGCCGAAGCTGTGGGACTGGTACTTCGGCCTGCGCCGCAAGCAACGCGTCTTCGAACTGCTCGACGTGGCGGCCATGACGCCGGTGGTGCATGTCTCGTCGCGCTACCCGGCCAGCCGGCAGTGCCTGACCGTGGTCGTGCCGTTGGCCGCGCACCCGTCTCGCGCGGGCGAGGTCATCGTGTACGACCTCACGGTGGACCCCACCGACCTGCTGAGCCTCGAAGCCGGCGACATCGCCGATCGCGTGTTCACCTCACGCGCCGACCTCCCGGAAGGCGTGGAGCGGATCGCGTTGCGCACCATCCGCGCGAACCACGCCCCGGCGCTGGCCCCGCTGTCCGTGCTGAAGGGCGTGGATCACGGACGGCTCGGGCTGGATATGGCCGTGGTCGAGGCGAACCTTCTGCGCCTGCGCGAAGCCCCCGGGCTCGCCGAGAAGCTGCGCCAGGTTTACGGCCAGGCCGCCGAGCTGCCGCCGGCCGGGGATCCCGAGCTTGCCTTGTACGGCGGGTTCCTGCCGGATGCCGACCGCCGTTTGCTGGCCGAAGTGCGCGCCACCCCGCCGGAACAGCTGGGCAGCGGCCGATTCAACTTCCGCGATCCGCGCTACGCCGAGCTGTTGTTCCGCTACCGCGCGCGCAACTGGCCCGACTCCCTGACCATCGATGAACACGAGCGCTGGGAAGCGTTCCGCGTGGACCGCCTCACCCGCCAGGGCCCGCTCACCACGCTGACCCTCGCCGACTACACCACCGAACTCGCCACCCTGCGCCTGCTGCCCGGCGCGCCCCTGCCCCTGCTCGATGAGCTGGAGGCATGGGGCGAAACCCTGCTCTGA
- the glmM gene encoding phosphoglucosamine mutase, translated as MSERKYFGTDGIRGQVGSYPISADFILRLGRAAGAVLARRRAADKRPSGTGPDRRDHSRKVVVVIGKDTRVSGYMFEAALEAGLVASGADVRMLGPMPTPGVAYLTRSLRADAGIVISASHNPHQDNGIKFFSGQGEKLDDELEAEIEAELDADFATVPSESLGKAKRVDDAVTRYAEFCKSTVSDEFSLNGMRIVLDCANGATYQVAPKVFSDLGAEVTTIGAEPDGLNINRGVGSTSPEKLAEAVVAQHADLGIAFDGDGDRVRIVDKDGTVTDGDDMLYVMARHWKRKAALPGPVVGTLMSNYGLQRALKQMDIPFIRANVGDRYVLQQLKEHGGVLGGETSGHVLCLDRFTTGDGIVAALALLEALTETGETFAEARAGLVKLPQTMVNVRVEGAKAALGSDTVKQALAEVEAALEGRGRVVLRASGTEPLVRVTIEAADAAEVERLAGQLADAVKSAAQAVA; from the coding sequence ATGAGCGAACGTAAATACTTCGGAACCGACGGTATCCGCGGCCAGGTTGGGTCCTACCCGATCAGTGCCGACTTCATCCTCCGCCTGGGCCGCGCCGCCGGTGCCGTGCTGGCGCGCCGCCGCGCCGCCGACAAGCGCCCGTCGGGCACCGGTCCCGACCGCCGCGACCACTCGCGCAAGGTCGTAGTCGTTATCGGCAAGGACACCCGCGTTTCCGGGTACATGTTCGAAGCCGCCCTCGAAGCCGGCCTGGTCGCCTCGGGCGCCGACGTGCGCATGCTGGGTCCCATGCCTACCCCGGGCGTGGCCTACCTTACCCGTTCCCTGCGCGCCGATGCCGGCATCGTCATCAGCGCCTCGCACAACCCGCACCAGGACAACGGCATCAAGTTCTTCTCCGGCCAGGGCGAGAAGCTCGATGACGAGCTGGAAGCCGAGATCGAGGCGGAACTCGACGCTGATTTCGCCACCGTGCCGTCCGAGTCGCTGGGCAAGGCCAAGCGCGTCGACGATGCGGTGACCCGCTACGCCGAGTTCTGCAAATCCACGGTTTCCGACGAGTTCTCGCTCAACGGCATGCGCATCGTGCTCGATTGCGCCAATGGCGCCACCTACCAGGTCGCGCCGAAGGTATTCAGCGACCTCGGCGCGGAGGTCACGACGATCGGCGCCGAGCCCGATGGCCTGAATATCAACCGCGGTGTCGGTTCGACCTCGCCCGAGAAGCTGGCAGAGGCGGTGGTGGCACAGCATGCCGATCTTGGCATCGCCTTCGATGGCGACGGTGACCGCGTCCGCATCGTCGATAAGGACGGCACCGTCACCGATGGCGACGACATGCTCTATGTCATGGCCCGCCACTGGAAGCGGAAGGCTGCGCTACCGGGCCCGGTGGTCGGTACGCTCATGAGCAACTACGGCCTGCAGCGCGCCCTGAAGCAGATGGATATCCCGTTCATCCGCGCCAACGTGGGCGACCGCTACGTGCTGCAGCAATTGAAGGAGCATGGCGGCGTGCTCGGCGGCGAGACCTCAGGCCATGTCCTGTGCCTTGACCGTTTCACCACCGGCGACGGCATTGTCGCCGCGCTGGCCCTGCTCGAGGCGCTGACCGAAACGGGCGAAACCTTCGCCGAGGCCCGCGCCGGGCTGGTCAAATTGCCGCAGACGATGGTCAACGTCCGCGTCGAAGGCGCCAAGGCTGCACTGGGTTCTGACACGGTGAAGCAGGCCCTGGCCGAGGTGGAAGCGGCGCTGGAGGGCAGGGGCCGCGTGGTCCTGCGTGCTTCGGGCACCGAACCCCTGGTTCGCGTGACGATCGAAGCCGCTGACGCCGCCGAAGTCGAACGGCTGGCGGGACAGCTGGCAGACGCCGTAAAATCAGCAGCCCAGGCAGTCGCCTGA
- the folP gene encoding dihydropteroate synthase, whose amino-acid sequence MVANLFATSLDCNGRALVLDRPRVAGIVNVTPDSFSDGGKHDTLEAAYAHAMRLAEEGADLFDIGGESTRPGADDVSAEEEIRRVVPLIERLAAATTLPISIDTSKPEVMRAAVGAGAGLINDVFALRREGALDAAADLRVPVCLMHMQGEPRGMQDDPQYDDVVGEVHRFLTDRLFACELAGIDRKRVLVDPGFGFGKNLEHNLALLRATARFAELGAGVFIGLSRKSMIGQLTGHAEPAARAAGSVAAALIAAQRGAVIVRVHDVAPTVDALKVWDAVKAGDTAPRVDKPAMPRWPDDE is encoded by the coding sequence ATGGTCGCCAATCTCTTCGCCACCTCGCTCGATTGCAACGGCCGCGCGCTGGTGCTCGACCGCCCCCGCGTCGCGGGCATCGTCAATGTCACGCCGGATTCTTTCTCCGATGGCGGCAAGCACGACACGCTGGAAGCGGCCTACGCACACGCCATGCGCCTGGCGGAAGAGGGTGCCGACCTGTTCGATATCGGCGGTGAATCCACGCGCCCTGGCGCCGACGATGTGTCCGCCGAGGAAGAAATCCGCCGCGTCGTCCCGCTGATCGAGCGCCTCGCCGCGGCGACCACGCTACCCATTTCCATCGACACCTCGAAGCCCGAGGTGATGCGCGCCGCCGTCGGCGCGGGTGCGGGTCTCATTAATGATGTATTCGCGCTGCGCCGTGAAGGCGCGCTCGATGCCGCGGCCGACCTGCGCGTGCCGGTGTGCCTCATGCATATGCAGGGCGAGCCGCGCGGCATGCAGGATGATCCGCAGTACGACGACGTCGTCGGCGAAGTGCATCGCTTCCTCACTGATCGCCTGTTTGCCTGCGAGCTGGCTGGCATCGATCGCAAGCGCGTCCTGGTCGACCCGGGTTTCGGCTTCGGCAAGAACCTGGAACACAACCTGGCGCTGCTCCGTGCCACCGCGCGGTTCGCCGAACTGGGCGCGGGCGTGTTCATCGGGCTCTCGCGCAAGAGCATGATCGGCCAGCTCACCGGCCACGCCGAGCCGGCCGCCCGCGCGGCGGGTTCCGTCGCCGCGGCGCTGATCGCCGCCCAGCGCGGGGCGGTCATCGTCCGTGTCCACGACGTCGCCCCCACGGTCGATGCGCTGAAGGTCTGGGACGCCGTGAAGGCCGGCGACACCGCGCCCCGCGTAGACAAGCCCGCCATGCCCCGCTGGCCCGACGACGAATAA
- a CDS encoding DUF2461 domain-containing protein — MPHTAYFTPATFKFFKALARNNSREWFQAHKDDYERHVREPFTALITDIQAPLAKISPHFRADPRKVGGSLYRIHRDTRFANDKQPYKNWQGSRFFHERRHEIQAPGFYLHIQPGECFVGGGMWHPEPPVLKKLREFLADNPGSWKKATHTKAFEERYSWWGESLTRPPRGFDPNHELIEDLKRKNFAAGQDFDEAMACSTELLPFVIDNFKRLAPMVDYLCAAQELEF; from the coding sequence ATGCCGCATACCGCCTACTTCACCCCTGCCACGTTCAAGTTCTTCAAGGCGCTGGCCCGCAACAACAGCCGCGAATGGTTCCAGGCACACAAGGACGACTACGAGCGCCACGTGCGCGAGCCGTTCACTGCGCTGATTACCGATATCCAGGCACCGCTGGCAAAGATCAGCCCGCACTTCCGCGCCGATCCGCGCAAGGTCGGTGGCTCGCTGTACCGCATCCACCGCGATACGCGCTTCGCGAACGACAAGCAGCCGTACAAGAACTGGCAGGGCTCGCGCTTCTTCCATGAGCGCCGGCATGAAATCCAGGCGCCGGGCTTCTACCTGCACATCCAGCCGGGCGAGTGTTTCGTCGGTGGTGGCATGTGGCATCCGGAGCCGCCGGTGTTGAAGAAGCTGCGCGAGTTCCTGGCGGATAACCCGGGTTCGTGGAAGAAGGCCACGCATACGAAGGCCTTTGAAGAGCGTTACTCATGGTGGGGCGAGAGCCTGACCCGCCCGCCGCGCGGTTTCGATCCGAACCATGAACTGATCGAGGATCTGAAACGGAAGAACTTCGCCGCGGGCCAGGATTTCGACGAAGCCATGGCATGCTCGACGGAACTGCTGCCGTTCGTCATCGATAACTTCAAGCGCCTGGCCCCGATGGTCGACTACCTCTGCGCCGCCCAGGAACTAGAGTTCTAA
- a CDS encoding AsmA family protein has product MRRGRKILAWVLGILVLLIVAVILFIAFFDWNRLKPTINEKVTEAIGRPFAIQGDISAHWAREPGQGGLVSLIPWPHFTARDIVVTNPSWAKNNRFAHLDSIDFRLAPFPLIAHRIVVPEIRLGQPAIALERQKDGTNTWTFKLPESSGPSEWQLELNAIAFDKGHIDFNDAQMQINMGIDVTPLGKGIPFDEIMAQQEKDSRAQASKTTGATTKQMAKSKADENDRQDATKTKQVYYFAWDAKGTYKKSTVAAKARTGGVLALRDANQPFPVQADARFGDTHIAFVGTLTDPINLGALDIRLWFSGTTMSHLYDLTGVTLPDTPPFATEGHLKANLKKNASTFVYENFTGKVGGSDLGGTLTFNTGGARPSLTGNLKSNQLLFSDLAPLVGGGSDAEKAERGDVKKQPDGKVLPVEPFKTDRWNAMDADVHFVGAKIVHGERLPISNVETHLVMKDAVLTLDPLKFGVAGGTVGSNIRLDGSAEPLKGRLNLGARHLKLKELFPTFAPMQTSFGEMNGDASFTAVGNSPAALLGSSNGELKLLINDGAVSSSLLELAGLNVGSYVVGRFFGDDVVKINCMAADLVSTNGVMESKVFALDTEKALINVNGDINFKDEKLNLDIVPHTKGFRIFSLRSPLYVHGTFANPSPGVHAGPLILRGGGAVALFFAAPVAALAPLMVPESGKANAVTCQPLLDDLKSAPPKAPPPGKTNAK; this is encoded by the coding sequence ATGCGGCGAGGCAGGAAAATCCTGGCGTGGGTACTCGGCATCCTTGTGCTGCTGATCGTCGCCGTGATCCTCTTCATCGCGTTCTTCGACTGGAACCGGCTGAAGCCGACCATCAATGAAAAGGTCACGGAGGCGATCGGCCGTCCCTTCGCGATCCAGGGCGACATCAGTGCGCACTGGGCGCGCGAGCCCGGCCAGGGCGGACTGGTGAGCTTGATCCCCTGGCCGCATTTCACGGCCCGCGACATCGTGGTGACTAATCCGAGCTGGGCGAAGAACAACCGCTTCGCGCATCTGGATTCGATCGACTTCCGCCTGGCGCCCTTCCCGCTCATCGCCCACCGCATCGTGGTGCCCGAGATCCGCCTCGGCCAGCCGGCGATCGCATTGGAGCGGCAGAAGGACGGCACGAACACCTGGACCTTCAAGCTGCCCGAGAGCAGCGGGCCCTCGGAATGGCAGCTGGAACTCAATGCCATCGCGTTCGACAAGGGCCACATCGATTTCAACGACGCGCAGATGCAGATCAACATGGGCATCGACGTCACCCCGCTCGGCAAGGGCATCCCGTTCGACGAGATCATGGCGCAGCAGGAGAAGGATTCCCGCGCGCAGGCCAGCAAGACCACGGGCGCCACGACAAAGCAGATGGCGAAGAGCAAGGCCGACGAGAACGACCGCCAGGATGCGACCAAGACGAAGCAGGTCTACTACTTCGCATGGGATGCCAAGGGTACCTATAAGAAGTCCACCGTCGCGGCCAAGGCCCGCACGGGCGGCGTGCTTGCCCTGCGTGACGCCAACCAGCCCTTCCCCGTCCAGGCCGATGCCCGCTTCGGTGACACCCACATCGCTTTTGTCGGCACCCTGACCGACCCGATCAACCTGGGCGCCCTGGATATCCGCCTGTGGTTCTCGGGCACCACCATGTCGCACCTGTACGACCTGACGGGCGTGACGCTCCCGGATACGCCGCCGTTCGCGACCGAGGGCCACCTCAAGGCGAACCTGAAGAAGAACGCCAGCACCTTCGTGTATGAGAACTTCACCGGCAAGGTGGGTGGTAGCGACTTGGGTGGCACCCTCACCTTCAACACGGGCGGCGCGCGGCCCAGCCTCACCGGTAACCTGAAGTCGAACCAGCTGCTCTTCAGCGACCTAGCCCCCCTGGTGGGCGGCGGCTCCGATGCGGAGAAGGCCGAGCGCGGCGACGTGAAGAAGCAACCCGACGGAAAGGTCCTGCCGGTGGAACCGTTCAAGACCGATCGCTGGAATGCGATGGATGCCGACGTGCATTTCGTCGGCGCGAAGATCGTGCACGGCGAACGCCTGCCGATCAGCAACGTGGAAACGCACCTGGTCATGAAGGATGCGGTGCTCACGCTGGATCCGCTGAAGTTTGGCGTGGCCGGCGGCACCGTCGGCAGCAACATCCGCCTGGACGGTTCGGCTGAGCCGCTGAAGGGCCGGCTCAACCTCGGTGCACGCCACCTCAAGCTGAAGGAACTCTTCCCCACGTTCGCGCCGATGCAGACGAGCTTCGGCGAGATGAATGGTGATGCGTCGTTTACGGCGGTCGGTAATTCACCTGCCGCGCTGCTTGGCAGTTCCAACGGCGAGCTGAAGCTATTGATCAATGATGGTGCGGTGAGTTCGTCGCTGCTCGAGCTGGCGGGCCTCAATGTCGGCAGCTACGTCGTCGGTAGGTTCTTCGGCGACGATGTGGTGAAGATCAACTGTATGGCGGCGGACCTTGTTTCGACCAACGGCGTCATGGAATCGAAGGTGTTTGCGCTGGATACCGAGAAGGCGCTGATCAACGTCAATGGCGACATCAACTTCAAGGACGAGAAGCTCAACCTGGATATCGTGCCGCATACGAAGGGCTTCCGTATCTTCTCGCTGCGTTCGCCGCTGTACGTGCATGGCACGTTCGCCAACCCGTCGCCGGGCGTGCATGCGGGCCCGCTGATCCTGCGTGGCGGTGGCGCGGTGGCGTTGTTCTTCGCTGCACCAGTGGCCGCGCTTGCACCGCTGATGGTGCCGGAGAGCGGCAAGGCCAACGCCGTGACCTGCCAGCCCCTGCTTGATGATCTGAAGAGCGCCCCGCCAAAAGCCCCGCCGCCCGGGAAGACCAACGCGAAGTAA
- the gloA2 gene encoding SMU1112c/YaeR family gloxylase I-like metalloprotein, which produces MLKSIHHVAIICSDYARSKAFYTEVLGLKVIHEAYREARDSWKLDLEVSPGVQIELFSFPSPPPRVSRPEAQGLRHIAFAVDDIDAAVTRITSHGVACEPIRVDEYTGKRFTFFADPDDQPIELYES; this is translated from the coding sequence ATGCTGAAGTCTATTCACCACGTTGCGATCATCTGCTCGGACTACGCGCGGTCGAAGGCGTTTTACACCGAGGTGTTGGGGCTGAAGGTCATCCACGAGGCGTATCGTGAAGCGCGCGATTCGTGGAAGCTCGATCTCGAGGTGAGCCCAGGCGTGCAGATCGAGCTGTTTTCGTTTCCGTCGCCACCGCCGCGCGTTTCGCGCCCTGAGGCTCAGGGTCTGCGTCACATCGCGTTCGCTGTCGACGATATCGATGCAGCGGTGACGCGCATCACCTCACACGGCGTCGCGTGCGAGCCGATCCGCGTAGACGAATACACCGGCAAGCGCTTCACCTTCTTCGCCGACCCTGACGACCAGCCGATCGAGCTCTACGAGAGCTAA